Below is a window of Phormidium ambiguum IAM M-71 DNA.
GAAGATTACGAAGGTGCGGAAGACGATCTGGAATACGATGAAAGTGAATTTATAGATTCTGACGAAGACGAAGATTCTGAGGAATGATCGCGCTGAATCCGTACAAACTAGATTAGGTAAGGGCAAGAGATACGATGGCGGAAATATCTGCAAAACTAGTTCAAGAACTGCGCCAAAAAACGGGTGCAGGAATGATGGATTGCAAAAAAGCACTCCTAGAAAATGATGGTGATGTTACCAAAGCGATGGACTGGCTGCGGCAAAAGGGAATGCTGAAAGCTGGCAAAATTGAAACTAAATCAGCAACAGATGGATTAGTAGGAAGCTACATTCATACTGGTGGTAGAGTTGGTGTTTTGGTAGAAGTTAACTGCCAAACAGACTTTGTTGCCCGTACTGATGGTTTCAAAGCTTTAGTGCAGAATATTGCTATGCAAATCGCGGCTTGCCCTAACGTTGAGTATGTTAAGGTGAGCGATATCCCAGCTGAGATTGTGGAAAAAGAAAAAGCGGTCGAAATGGGACGCGAAGATTTGGGCAATAAACCAGCTAATGTCAAAGAAAAGATTGTCCAAGGGCGGATTGATAAACGCCTCAAAGAAATGACATTGTTGGATCAACCTTACATTAAAGATCAAAATATCTCAGTGGAAGAGTTGATTAAGCAAAATGTTGCTCAGTTGGGCGAAAATATTCAAGTTCGCCGCTTTGTGCGTTTTGTACTAGGCGAAGGACTAGAAAAAGAAGAAAGCAACTTTGCTGAAGAAGTGGCAGCACAAATAGGAAGTAAAGAATAACTACGAAAGACAACGATCGTAAGTCTAAAGTACGAGTAAACTGTCAATACTTTTGTAAGTTTTCGGCATTGCGGTAATCTTAAATTAACACCGCAATGCTTTGTGTATTTATTAAATTTCCAATAAGATTATGAGTAGAGCAATTGAGCGAATTGAACGGGAAATTGCCGGACTAGAGCAAACGATCGCAGAACTCGCAGAAGAATTTTACAATACTTACAGCCGTTATTTGGCTGCTTTAGGTAAAGGAATCCGCAAACAATTAATTTTGGCAACTTATCATTTGTGTACGCAAAGTTACCCAGAAGAATTTCTCAGTTTGTCTTTTAATCAACGGCAAAAGTTGCAACAAACTATTAAGCAATTAGCAGAACGTACTGCCCAAGAGTTAATTTTACAAGTTAACTCACCAATGGAAGTAAAAAATCGGGCAATATCGATAAATGAATTAGAAATTAATGAACTTCAAGAATTAATAGAAGAAAGTATTGCTGAGATAGAAAAGCAGGAAATAAATGAAGAAAAAAATCATATTGCTGAATCTGAATTGACAGAAAGTAAAGTTGAATTGACAACAGAAAAGCCCAATACTAATATTTCTAATCCAGACGCATTATTGCATTGGCAAGAAAGATTAGAAAATGCGATCGCTCAAATTTTGCAAAGACTTTCCCGCGACAGTAACTTAAGATTACAACAATCAGGATTATTACCGAAAAAACTCCCCGAACCAGTATTAGAAGCAGCCGCAAAAGTAGAAGCAGCAGCAGAAACTATGCCGGGACCCCCTAATTTATTAAACTTAGTAATAGAGACGGAAAGCGATCGAGAATCCCAAAGTTCTACAGTGACACATTTAGTGGCAGTTCATCTCCGTTTATCTGAAATTGAATTTCCTGATAGCACTTTGACAAGTCTGCGTCAGCAAATTAGAAATCTTTCCGTGAAACTGCATACCACACGCCGAGAGTATCAGAAAAAACAAAGAGAAAAAGCGATCGCTGAAGCCGAATTAGCTTGGCGTGCCAGTTGGTTTGATGACTAATAATCATTAGTCATTCGTCACTTTTGATTGTCATTTGTTAAACTATAAATCTAAAATCTAAACTCCAAAATTGGAAAGTTGATTTATGATTAATCATCAACCCGATTGGGTACGATGGCAAAAAGCCTTAGAAGTAGAAGAAAAAAGCGGTTTTACCGACTTAATCGGTAATCAATACCGCTTTAGTGAATTTCTTTGCTTAACTTTTGGCAAACCTCCCAAACTTTTAAATACCGAGTGGCGCAAAAATTGGCAAGAAATGGCAAGCAAATTTGCGAAATATCCTAACTTGCCAATTAGCGAACGAGAAAACTTAGTTAAATTAGCCAAAATATTTCTCCAAGCTTCCGAAGCAGAATGCCAAAAAACTTGGCAACAAAGAAGTAAAATTAATGAAGAACCAGAGAACCAAGAAACATTAAAAGAATTACCAACTACCAACTACCAACTACCAACTAGTAAAGCAGAGATTTCCTTAGATCAACCTCTAATAGAAGTGCCGAAATTAGGAGTTGCCAAAAGTAAGCATTTAGCAAAATTAGGGCTTTATACAGTTAGAGATTTACTATTTTATTATCCCCGCGATCATATTGATTATTCCCAAAGAGTTGATATTTCGCAATTAGAAGCTGGTGAAACAGTAACTATTGTCGCAACTATTAAACGTTGTGAATGTTTTACTAGTCCAAAAAATAAGAAATTAACTATTTTAGAAATTGTCTTACAAGATCGTTACGGTAAAATGCGGTTGAGTAGGTTTTTCGCTGGTAATCAATATAGTAATCGCGGTTGGCAAGAAGCAATTAAACGCCGCTATCCTGTGGGTGGAGTAATTGCGGCATCGGGTTTAGTTAAAGAAACAAAATATGGGTTAACATTACAAGAACCCGAAATGGAAATGTTAGCTAGTCCGGGAGATAATATTGAATCAATTAATATTGGTAGAGTTGTTCCAGTTTATCCATTAACAGAGGGAGTTCCTGCTGATGTAGTGCGACAAGCGGTAATGGCGGTGTTGCCAGCAACTGCAAAAATTCAAGACCCTTTGGTGCGGGGATTGCGCGATCGCTACGGATT
It encodes the following:
- the tsf gene encoding translation elongation factor Ts; translation: MAEISAKLVQELRQKTGAGMMDCKKALLENDGDVTKAMDWLRQKGMLKAGKIETKSATDGLVGSYIHTGGRVGVLVEVNCQTDFVARTDGFKALVQNIAMQIAACPNVEYVKVSDIPAEIVEKEKAVEMGREDLGNKPANVKEKIVQGRIDKRLKEMTLLDQPYIKDQNISVEELIKQNVAQLGENIQVRRFVRFVLGEGLEKEESNFAEEVAAQIGSKE